In Streptantibioticus cattleyicolor NRRL 8057 = DSM 46488, a genomic segment contains:
- a CDS encoding TraR/DksA family transcriptional regulator, with amino-acid sequence MVVKKPAAESARRTPEHAPAPAAKKAPARRTGAEKTSRSPLPAVPAEAGEEHTGSTATTGPARRTGPRRRSDPATAPHPAGGTGTAARLAAGAAHGGVAPAGDDEAATSTTTHQATAAANDATAEQTEAKTVVAKKTVADAAGSDTSAFPAARAAAEGAPAEPGTLAVRPGEEPWTPDEVAEARTELDSEARRLRGEIKAAEEAISGLMRDSGDGAGDDQADVGTKNISREHEMALADNAREMLRQTEHAMERLHNGTYGLCESCGKPIGKARMQAFPRATLCVECKQRTERR; translated from the coding sequence ATGGTGGTGAAGAAGCCCGCCGCGGAATCCGCCCGGCGTACCCCGGAGCACGCCCCGGCACCGGCGGCGAAGAAAGCCCCCGCCCGCCGGACCGGCGCCGAGAAGACGTCCAGGAGCCCGCTCCCGGCCGTCCCCGCCGAGGCCGGCGAGGAGCACACTGGCAGCACCGCCACGACCGGGCCGGCCCGGCGGACCGGCCCCCGGCGGCGCAGCGACCCGGCCACCGCGCCGCACCCGGCCGGCGGAACGGGGACCGCCGCCCGGCTCGCGGCCGGCGCGGCACACGGCGGGGTGGCCCCGGCCGGCGACGACGAGGCGGCCACCAGCACCACCACACACCAGGCGACGGCCGCGGCGAACGACGCGACCGCTGAGCAGACGGAGGCCAAGACGGTGGTTGCGAAGAAGACAGTGGCCGACGCGGCCGGATCCGACACGTCCGCGTTCCCCGCGGCCCGCGCCGCGGCCGAAGGCGCCCCCGCCGAACCCGGCACCCTCGCGGTACGCCCCGGTGAGGAGCCGTGGACGCCCGACGAGGTCGCCGAGGCCCGGACCGAACTGGACTCCGAGGCCCGCCGGCTGCGCGGCGAGATCAAGGCGGCCGAGGAGGCCATCTCCGGCCTGATGCGCGACTCCGGCGACGGAGCCGGCGACGACCAGGCCGACGTGGGCACCAAGAACATCTCCCGCGAGCACGAGATGGCCCTCGCCGACAACGCCCGCGAGATGCTCCGGCAGACCGAGCACGCCATGGAACGCCTGCACAACGGCACCTACGGGCTCTGCGAGTCCTGCGGCAAGCCGATCGGCAAGGCCCGTATGCAGGCGTTCCCCCGGGCCACCCTCTGCGTCGAGTGCAAGCAGCGGACCGAACGCCGCTGA
- the pgeF gene encoding peptidoglycan editing factor PgeF, translating into MISERYEVSGAHFAFTDRWGGVSAAPYEELNLGGAVGDDPAAVRANRAAAAGALGLDPGRVVWMNQVHGNDVAHVTAPWGDDPVPAVDAIVTDRPGLALAVLTADCVPVLLADPVAGVVAAAHAGRPGLVAGVVPAAVEAMTALGARPERITAHTGPAVCGRCYEVPEAMRADVAAVAPRAWATTLWGTPAVDVAAGVRAQLVGAGVTKGEKSHICTRESPDHFSYRRERTTGRLAGYVWIGSDGTCGKDGSK; encoded by the coding sequence GTGATAAGCGAGCGTTACGAAGTGAGCGGCGCCCACTTCGCCTTCACCGACAGGTGGGGCGGGGTGAGCGCCGCTCCGTACGAGGAGCTCAACCTCGGCGGCGCGGTCGGCGACGACCCGGCCGCGGTCCGCGCCAACCGGGCCGCGGCGGCGGGCGCGCTGGGGCTCGACCCCGGCCGCGTGGTGTGGATGAACCAGGTGCACGGCAACGACGTCGCCCACGTCACCGCCCCCTGGGGGGACGACCCGGTGCCCGCGGTGGACGCGATCGTCACCGACCGGCCCGGGCTGGCGCTCGCGGTGCTCACCGCCGACTGCGTCCCGGTGCTCCTCGCCGACCCGGTGGCCGGGGTGGTGGCCGCCGCGCACGCCGGCCGTCCCGGGCTGGTGGCCGGGGTGGTCCCGGCGGCCGTCGAGGCGATGACCGCGCTCGGCGCCCGCCCGGAGCGGATCACCGCCCACACCGGGCCCGCGGTCTGCGGCCGGTGCTACGAGGTGCCCGAGGCGATGCGCGCCGACGTCGCCGCGGTGGCACCGCGGGCGTGGGCGACCACCTTGTGGGGGACACCGGCGGTGGACGTGGCCGCCGGAGTGCGGGCCCAACTCGTCGGCGCGGGGGTGACGAAGGGTGAGAAATCCCATATCTGCACCCGTGAATCACCGGACCACTTCTCGTACCGGCGGGAGAGGACCACCGGCCGGCTCGCCGGGTACGTATGGATCGGCAGTGACGGCACGTGCGGGAAAGACGGCAGCAAGTGA
- a CDS encoding DivIVA domain-containing protein: protein MPLTPEDVRNKQFTTVRLREGYDEDEVDAFLDEVEAELTRLLRENEDLRAKLAAATRAAAQNQQQQMRKPEQQDRQGSPVPAAISGPQPVPPGQQHQQQMGPPQLPGAPQLPAGPSGQHGPQGPMGPGPMGQGPMGPGGPMGQGHPMQQGGHPMQQQGGPGGDSAARVLSLAQQTADQAIAEARSEANKIVGEARSRAEGLERDARAKADALERDAQEKHRVAMGSLESARATLERKVEDLRGFEREYRTRLKSYLESQLRQLENQADDSLAPPRTPATASLPSSSSMGGSMGSGMAAAGASSMGHTGGGNQSYGGQQMGGHTGGGNQTYGGQQQMSPAMTQPMAPVRPQGPQPLQQAPTPMRGFLIDEDDN from the coding sequence ATGCCGCTGACCCCCGAGGACGTTCGTAACAAGCAGTTCACGACCGTCCGCCTCCGAGAGGGCTATGACGAGGATGAGGTCGACGCCTTCCTCGACGAGGTCGAAGCCGAGCTGACCCGGCTGCTGCGCGAGAACGAGGACCTGCGGGCCAAGCTGGCCGCGGCCACCCGTGCCGCCGCGCAGAACCAGCAGCAGCAGATGCGCAAGCCGGAGCAGCAGGACAGGCAGGGCTCCCCCGTGCCCGCCGCCATATCCGGACCGCAGCCGGTGCCGCCCGGCCAGCAGCACCAGCAGCAGATGGGGCCGCCCCAGCTTCCGGGCGCCCCGCAGCTGCCGGCCGGTCCCAGCGGGCAGCACGGCCCGCAGGGTCCCATGGGCCCCGGCCCGATGGGACAAGGTCCGATGGGCCCGGGTGGCCCCATGGGACAGGGGCACCCGATGCAGCAGGGCGGCCACCCGATGCAGCAGCAGGGCGGACCCGGTGGCGACAGCGCCGCCCGCGTCCTGTCGCTGGCCCAGCAGACCGCCGACCAGGCGATCGCGGAGGCCCGTTCCGAGGCCAACAAGATCGTCGGCGAGGCGCGCAGCCGCGCCGAGGGCCTGGAGCGGGACGCCCGCGCCAAGGCCGACGCGCTGGAGCGGGACGCGCAGGAGAAGCACCGCGTGGCCATGGGCTCCCTGGAGTCCGCCCGCGCCACCCTCGAACGCAAGGTCGAGGACCTGCGGGGCTTCGAACGTGAATACCGCACCCGGCTCAAGTCCTACCTGGAGAGCCAGCTGCGTCAGCTGGAGAACCAGGCGGACGACTCGCTCGCCCCGCCGCGCACACCGGCGACCGCTTCCCTGCCGTCCTCGTCCTCCATGGGCGGCTCGATGGGCAGCGGCATGGCGGCGGCCGGTGCCTCCTCGATGGGCCACACCGGCGGCGGCAACCAGTCGTACGGCGGCCAGCAGATGGGCGGCCACACCGGCGGCGGCAACCAGACCTACGGCGGTCAGCAGCAGATGTCGCCGGCGATGACGCAGCCGATGGCACCGGTGCGCCCGCAGGGTCCGCAGCCGTTGCAGCAGGCGCCGACGCCGATGCGCGGTTTCCTGATCGACGAGGACGACAACTGA
- a CDS encoding YggT family protein, which yields MDVAKQVIHIALMCFLIVLIFRLVMEYVFQFARSWRPGKAMVVILEATYTVTDPPLKLLRRLIPPLRLGGVALDLSFFVLMIIVYILISVVARL from the coding sequence ATGGATGTCGCAAAGCAGGTCATCCACATCGCGTTGATGTGCTTCCTGATCGTGCTGATCTTCCGGCTGGTGATGGAGTACGTCTTCCAGTTCGCCCGATCGTGGCGTCCGGGGAAGGCGATGGTGGTGATACTCGAAGCCACCTACACTGTCACCGATCCGCCACTCAAGCTTCTGCGGCGGCTGATCCCGCCGCTGCGTCTCGGGGGCGTGGCGCTCGACCTGTCCTTCTTCGTACTGATGATCATCGTCTACATCCTGATCTCCGTCGTGGCCAGGCTGTGA
- the ftsZ gene encoding cell division protein FtsZ, translating to MAAPQNYLAVIKVVGIGGGGVNAINRMIEVGLKGVEFIAINTDAQALLMSDADVKLDVGRELTRGLGAGANPDVGRKAAEDHREEIEEVLKGADMVFVTAGEGGGTGTGGAPVVANIARSLGALTIGVVTRPFTFEGRRRANQAEDGIAALRDEVDTLIVIPNDRLLSISDRQVSVLDAFKSADQVLLSGVQGITDLITTPGLINLDFADVKSVMSEAGSALMGIGSARGDDRAVAAAEMAISSPLLEASIDGARGVLLSISGGSDLGLFEINESAQLVSEAAHPEANIIFGAVIDDALGDEVRVTVIAAGFDGGQPPTKNREKVLGGYGREDGGGQSRPGGQSAEPSTRPAFGGLGSVAPQRDEEPDPAPVVEAPLPPVTPPPAPPAPRYHQDSQAEELDVPDFLK from the coding sequence GTGGCAGCACCGCAGAACTACCTCGCAGTCATCAAGGTCGTCGGCATCGGCGGCGGTGGCGTCAACGCCATCAACCGGATGATCGAGGTCGGTCTCAAGGGCGTCGAGTTCATCGCGATCAACACCGATGCGCAGGCCCTGCTGATGAGCGACGCCGACGTCAAGCTCGACGTCGGCCGCGAGCTCACCCGCGGCCTCGGCGCCGGCGCCAACCCGGACGTGGGCCGCAAGGCCGCCGAGGACCACCGCGAGGAGATCGAGGAGGTCCTCAAGGGGGCCGACATGGTCTTCGTCACCGCGGGCGAGGGCGGCGGCACCGGCACCGGCGGCGCCCCGGTGGTCGCCAACATCGCCCGTTCACTGGGCGCCTTGACGATCGGCGTGGTCACCCGCCCCTTCACCTTCGAGGGCCGCCGCCGGGCCAACCAGGCCGAGGACGGCATCGCCGCGCTCCGCGACGAGGTGGACACCCTCATCGTCATCCCCAACGACCGGCTGCTGTCCATCTCCGACCGCCAGGTCAGCGTGCTCGACGCGTTCAAGTCCGCGGACCAGGTGCTGCTCTCCGGTGTCCAGGGCATCACCGACCTGATCACCACCCCGGGCCTGATCAACCTCGACTTCGCCGACGTCAAGTCCGTGATGTCGGAGGCGGGTTCGGCGCTGATGGGCATCGGCTCGGCGCGCGGCGACGACCGCGCGGTGGCCGCGGCCGAGATGGCGATCTCCTCGCCGCTGCTGGAGGCGTCCATCGACGGCGCCCGTGGTGTGCTCCTCTCCATCTCCGGCGGCTCCGACCTCGGCCTGTTCGAGATCAACGAGTCGGCGCAGCTGGTCAGCGAGGCGGCGCACCCGGAGGCCAACATCATCTTCGGCGCGGTCATCGACGACGCCCTCGGCGACGAGGTGCGGGTCACCGTGATCGCCGCCGGGTTCGACGGCGGCCAGCCGCCCACCAAGAACCGCGAGAAGGTGCTCGGCGGTTACGGCCGCGAGGACGGCGGCGGTCAGTCCCGCCCCGGCGGCCAGTCCGCCGAGCCGTCCACCCGCCCGGCCTTCGGCGGCCTCGGCTCGGTCGCCCCGCAGCGCGACGAGGAGCCCGACCCGGCCCCGGTCGTCGAGGCCCCGCTGCCCCCCGTCACCCCGCCCCCGGCCCCCCCGGCCCCCCGCTACCACCAGGACAGCCAGGCCGAGGAACTGGACGTCCCGGACTTCCTGAAGTGA
- a CDS encoding cell division protein SepF codes for MAGAMRKMAVYLGLVEDDGYDGPGFDPDDEFEPEPEPDRARRQHQPPQDEPARVTHAPAPREPRIAPVASITPERRTLEKNAPVIMPKVVSEREPYRITTLHPRTYNEARTIGEHFRESTPVIMNLTEMDDTDAKRLVDFAAGLVFGLHGSIERVTQKVFLLSPANVDVTAEDKARIAEGGFFNQS; via the coding sequence ATGGCCGGCGCGATGCGCAAGATGGCGGTCTACCTCGGCCTCGTGGAGGACGATGGGTACGACGGCCCGGGGTTCGACCCCGACGACGAGTTCGAACCCGAGCCGGAGCCCGACCGCGCCCGGCGTCAGCACCAGCCCCCGCAGGACGAACCGGCCCGCGTCACCCACGCGCCGGCCCCCCGGGAGCCGCGGATCGCACCCGTGGCATCCATCACACCCGAACGCCGCACTCTGGAGAAGAACGCACCGGTGATCATGCCCAAGGTCGTGTCGGAGCGGGAGCCCTACCGGATCACGACGCTCCACCCTCGCACGTACAACGAAGCCCGTACGATCGGGGAACACTTCCGGGAGAGCACCCCGGTGATCATGAATTTGACCGAGATGGACGACACGGACGCCAAGCGCCTCGTCGACTTCGCCGCGGGTCTCGTCTTCGGGCTGCACGGCAGCATCGAGCGGGTGACGCAGAAGGTGTTCCTGCTGTCTCCTGCTAACGTCGATGTAACGGCGGAGGACAAGGCCCGGATCGCCGAGGGCGGGTTCTTCAACCAGAGCTGA
- a CDS encoding YggS family pyridoxal phosphate-dependent enzyme: MTDRKSQLARNLAGVEERIAAACRAAGRPREEVTLIVVTKTYPASDVRFLAELGVREVAENRDQEAAPKAAECADLGLTWHFVGQLQTNKARSVVRYADAVHSVDRLRLVSALSSAAVRAERTTGCLVQVALDAPTGSLGSRGGLAPQDVPAVADAIAAAQGLRLDGVMTVAPLAGEYASQPRRAFERLMEIASALRASHPAANMVSAGMSSDLEEAIAAGATHVRVGTAVLGVRPGLR; this comes from the coding sequence GTGACGGACAGAAAGTCGCAACTCGCCAGGAATCTGGCCGGTGTCGAGGAGCGGATCGCCGCCGCGTGCCGGGCCGCGGGCCGGCCGCGCGAGGAGGTGACCCTCATCGTGGTCACCAAGACCTACCCGGCCTCGGATGTGAGGTTTCTCGCGGAACTCGGCGTCCGTGAGGTCGCGGAGAACCGCGATCAGGAAGCGGCCCCGAAAGCGGCGGAATGCGCCGATCTCGGACTCACTTGGCACTTCGTCGGACAATTGCAGACCAACAAGGCGCGCTCCGTGGTCCGTTACGCGGACGCCGTGCACTCGGTCGACCGGCTCCGGCTGGTCTCCGCGCTCTCCTCGGCGGCGGTGCGCGCCGAGCGGACGACGGGGTGCCTGGTGCAGGTGGCGCTCGACGCGCCGACCGGCTCGCTCGGCAGCCGCGGCGGCCTCGCCCCGCAGGACGTCCCGGCCGTCGCCGACGCGATCGCCGCAGCTCAAGGGCTGCGCCTCGATGGGGTGATGACGGTCGCGCCGCTTGCCGGGGAGTACGCCTCGCAGCCGCGAAGAGCATTCGAGCGGCTGATGGAAATCGCATCTGCCCTGCGCGCGAGCCATCCTGCTGCAAACATGGTCTCCGCAGGGATGAGTTCGGACCTCGAGGAGGCCATCGCCGCCGGTGCGACACATGTGCGCGTGGGTACGGCGGTACTCGGAGTCCGTCCTGGGCTCCGGTAA
- the ileS gene encoding isoleucine--tRNA ligase: MSQYRQVPAQVDLPALEHEVLAFWQENKVFARSLEQSAGRPEWGFYEGPPTANGMPGAHHIEARVFKDVFPRFKTMQGHHVTRKAGWDCHGLPVELAVEKELGFSGKQDIERYGIAEFNAKCRESVTRHTDAFAELTRRMGYWVDLDDAYRTMDPEYVESVWWSLKQIFDKGLLVQDHRVAPWCPRCGTGLSDHELAQGYETVVDPSVFVRFPLTSGPLAGEAALLVWTTTPWTLVSNTAVAAHPEVTYVEATDGNERLVVAEPLLAKALGEGWSATGRSFAGREMERWTYRRPFTLVELDDAHYVVNAEYVTTEDGTGLVHQAPAFGEDDLKTCRAYGLPVVNPVRPDGTFEEGLGLVGGQFFKKADEALVADLDARGLLFRHVPYEHSYPHCWRCHTALLYYAQPSWYIRTTAVKDALLRENERTNWYPESVKHGRFGDWLDNNIDWALSRNRYWGTPLPIWRCAEGHLTCVGSRAELSELAGRDLSGLDPHRPYIDEVTFTCPQCPGEAHRVPEVIDAWYDSGSMPFAQWGYPYRNKELFEATYPAQFISEAIDQTRGWFYTLMAVGTLVFDRSAYENVVCLGHILAEDGRKMSKHLGNILEPIPLMDQHGADAVRWFMAAGGSPWAARRVGHGTIQEVVRKTLLTYWNTVAFQALYARTCGWAPGDADPAPADRPLLDRWLLGEANTLVREVTEALEAFDTQRAGKLLSAFVDDLSNWYVRRSRRRFWQGDAAALRTLHEVLETVTRLMAPLVPFITERVWQDLVVPTTPRAPESVHLSSWPVADEALIDAGLSQRMRLVRRLVELGRATRAESGVKTRQPLSRALVAAAGFESLEEDLRAQIAEELNVAALASLAEVGGSLVETTAKANFRALGKRFGKGTPAVAKAIADADAAALSLALREGTASVVVDGETVALSPDEVVITETPREGWSVASDSGATVALDLHVTPQLRRAGLARDVIRLVQEARKNSGLDVADRIALRWQTGDEELAAALAEHAPLVAEEVLATDFAAGEGDDTFGAPFRDEALGLTFRLRRR; encoded by the coding sequence ATGAGCCAGTACCGCCAGGTGCCCGCCCAGGTCGACCTGCCAGCGCTGGAGCACGAGGTGCTCGCGTTCTGGCAGGAGAACAAGGTCTTCGCCCGCTCGCTCGAACAGAGCGCGGGGCGCCCGGAGTGGGGGTTCTACGAGGGCCCGCCGACGGCCAACGGCATGCCGGGCGCCCACCACATCGAGGCCCGGGTCTTCAAGGACGTCTTCCCGCGCTTCAAGACCATGCAGGGCCACCACGTGACCCGCAAGGCCGGGTGGGACTGCCACGGGCTCCCGGTGGAGCTGGCGGTCGAGAAGGAGCTGGGCTTCTCCGGCAAGCAGGACATCGAGCGGTACGGCATCGCCGAGTTCAACGCCAAGTGCCGGGAGTCGGTCACCCGGCACACCGACGCCTTCGCCGAGCTGACCCGGCGCATGGGCTACTGGGTCGACCTGGACGACGCCTACCGCACCATGGACCCCGAGTACGTGGAGTCCGTGTGGTGGTCGCTCAAGCAGATCTTCGACAAGGGGCTGCTGGTCCAGGACCACCGGGTCGCCCCCTGGTGTCCGCGGTGCGGCACCGGGCTCTCCGACCACGAGCTGGCGCAGGGCTACGAGACCGTGGTCGACCCGTCGGTCTTCGTGCGCTTCCCGCTCACCTCCGGCCCGCTGGCCGGCGAGGCCGCGCTGCTGGTGTGGACGACCACCCCGTGGACGCTGGTGTCCAACACCGCGGTGGCCGCCCACCCCGAGGTGACCTACGTGGAGGCCACCGACGGCAACGAACGCCTGGTGGTGGCCGAGCCGCTGCTGGCCAAGGCGCTGGGCGAGGGGTGGTCGGCCACCGGCCGCAGCTTCGCCGGCCGCGAGATGGAGCGCTGGACCTACCGGCGCCCGTTCACCCTGGTCGAGCTGGACGACGCCCACTACGTGGTCAACGCCGAGTACGTCACCACCGAGGACGGCACCGGTCTGGTCCACCAGGCGCCCGCCTTCGGTGAGGACGACCTGAAGACCTGCCGCGCCTACGGCCTGCCGGTGGTCAACCCGGTCCGCCCGGACGGCACCTTCGAGGAGGGGCTCGGCCTGGTCGGCGGCCAGTTCTTCAAGAAGGCCGACGAGGCCCTGGTGGCCGACCTCGACGCGCGCGGCCTGCTCTTCCGCCACGTGCCCTACGAGCACAGCTACCCGCACTGCTGGCGCTGCCACACCGCGCTGCTGTACTACGCCCAGCCGTCCTGGTACATCCGCACCACCGCGGTCAAGGACGCCCTGCTGCGGGAGAACGAGCGCACCAACTGGTACCCCGAGTCCGTCAAGCACGGCCGCTTCGGCGACTGGCTGGACAACAACATCGACTGGGCCCTGTCCCGCAACCGCTACTGGGGTACCCCGCTGCCCATCTGGCGCTGTGCGGAAGGCCACCTGACCTGCGTCGGCTCCCGCGCCGAGCTGTCCGAGCTGGCCGGCCGCGACCTGTCCGGGCTCGACCCGCACCGCCCCTACATCGACGAGGTCACCTTCACCTGCCCGCAGTGCCCGGGCGAGGCGCACCGGGTGCCCGAGGTGATCGACGCCTGGTACGACTCGGGCTCGATGCCGTTCGCGCAGTGGGGATACCCGTACCGCAACAAGGAGCTGTTCGAGGCGACCTACCCCGCCCAGTTCATCTCCGAGGCGATCGACCAGACCCGCGGCTGGTTCTACACCCTGATGGCCGTCGGCACCCTGGTCTTCGACCGCTCCGCGTACGAGAACGTGGTCTGCCTCGGCCACATCCTCGCCGAGGACGGCCGCAAGATGTCCAAGCACCTGGGGAACATCCTGGAGCCGATCCCGCTGATGGACCAGCACGGCGCCGACGCGGTGCGCTGGTTCATGGCCGCCGGCGGCTCGCCCTGGGCCGCCCGGCGCGTGGGCCACGGCACCATCCAGGAGGTCGTCCGCAAGACCCTGCTGACGTACTGGAACACGGTGGCCTTCCAGGCGCTGTACGCCCGCACCTGCGGGTGGGCCCCGGGGGATGCCGACCCGGCCCCGGCGGACCGTCCGCTGCTCGACCGCTGGCTGCTGGGTGAGGCCAACACCCTGGTGCGCGAGGTCACCGAGGCGCTGGAGGCGTTCGACACCCAGCGCGCCGGCAAGCTGCTGTCGGCCTTCGTGGACGACCTGTCCAACTGGTACGTGCGCCGGTCGCGCCGCCGGTTCTGGCAGGGCGACGCGGCGGCGCTGCGCACCCTGCACGAGGTGCTGGAGACGGTGACCCGGCTGATGGCGCCGCTGGTGCCGTTCATCACCGAGCGGGTCTGGCAGGACCTGGTGGTGCCGACCACCCCGCGGGCCCCGGAGTCGGTGCACCTGTCCTCCTGGCCGGTGGCCGACGAGGCGCTGATCGACGCCGGGCTGTCGCAGCGGATGCGGCTGGTGCGGCGACTGGTGGAGCTGGGCCGGGCCACCCGTGCCGAGTCCGGCGTCAAGACCCGTCAGCCGCTGTCCCGCGCGCTGGTGGCGGCGGCCGGGTTCGAGTCGCTGGAGGAGGACCTGCGGGCGCAGATCGCCGAGGAGCTCAACGTGGCCGCGCTCGCCTCGCTGGCCGAGGTCGGCGGCTCGCTGGTGGAGACCACGGCCAAGGCCAACTTCCGGGCGCTGGGCAAGCGGTTCGGCAAGGGCACCCCGGCGGTCGCCAAGGCCATCGCGGACGCCGACGCCGCCGCCCTCTCCCTCGCGCTGCGGGAGGGCACCGCCTCGGTGGTGGTGGACGGCGAGACCGTCGCCCTCTCCCCCGACGAGGTCGTCATCACCGAGACGCCCCGCGAGGGCTGGTCGGTGGCCTCCGACTCCGGTGCCACCGTGGCGCTCGACCTGCACGTCACCCCTCAGCTGCGCCGCGCCGGTCTGGCCCGGGACGTGATCCGGCTGGTGCAGGAGGCCCGCAAGAACAGCGGCCTGGACGTCGCCGACCGGATCGCGCTGCGCTGGCAGACCGGTGACGAGGAGCTGGCGGCGGCCCTGGCCGAGCACGCCCCGCTCGTCGCCGAGGAGGTGCTGGCCACCGACTTCGCCGCCGGCGAGGGCGACGACACCTTCGGCGCCCCGTTCCGTGACGAGGCGCTCGGCCTCACCTTCCGGCTGCGCAGGCGGTGA